The following are encoded in a window of Sutcliffiella horikoshii genomic DNA:
- a CDS encoding DUF1128 domain-containing protein, giving the protein MNLTEKSTENVEYMIEAIKGKLKVLNLGAIKPSHFDEEMYEELKDIYELVMRKPSFSPNEMQAIAEELGNLRKQ; this is encoded by the coding sequence ATGAACTTAACAGAAAAATCAACTGAAAATGTAGAATATATGATCGAAGCCATTAAAGGAAAACTAAAAGTATTAAACCTTGGAGCCATCAAGCCTTCACACTTTGATGAAGAAATGTATGAAGAACTAAAAGATATTTATGAACTTGTCATGAGAAAACCATCATTCAGTCCCAACGAAATGCAAGCAATCGCAGAAGAACTCGGCAACCTGCGCAAACAATAA
- a CDS encoding YtxH domain-containing protein yields MGNRNKLVDGMLIGALIGGAISLLDKNTRTTFIHNGKCVGGKLKYAIQHPQEIADSVRHQIESVKTTVEDVTNDIDYLRSKVNELKETTPQMLEIISETKEVITKHLDSAERKNKYLS; encoded by the coding sequence ATGGGGAACAGAAATAAATTAGTGGATGGAATGTTGATAGGGGCGCTTATTGGAGGGGCCATTTCTTTATTAGATAAAAATACAAGAACCACTTTCATACATAATGGCAAGTGTGTTGGTGGAAAATTAAAGTATGCGATACAGCATCCACAGGAAATTGCTGATTCAGTTCGTCATCAAATTGAATCTGTTAAAACAACGGTGGAAGATGTAACTAATGATATTGATTATCTTCGTTCTAAAGTGAATGAGTTAAAAGAAACAACACCGCAGATGCTTGAAATAATTTCTGAAACAAAAGAGGTCATTACCAAGCATTTGGATTCAGCAGAGCGCAAAAATAAATACTTGTCGTAA
- a CDS encoding YihY/virulence factor BrkB family protein, producing the protein MGILRFGKQLFHRLDRNEALGMSAELAYFFLLSLFPFLIFLLTLIAYVPITQEDVLGVIHQYAPGDTMLLIESNVSRILNEQRGDLLSFGIIATIWFASNGINAIVRAFNRAFDVNENRHFFIVRGTAILLTLAMVFVIIVALLLPVFGREIGLFIFSSYGLSEEFLTIWNTIRWGVSFVILFFVFTCLYLAAPNIRLHLKDVLAGSFFATIGWMSVSVLFSYYVSNFGNYTAMYGSLGGIIVLLVWFYLSGLMIIIGGEINAILLQWKKSFVR; encoded by the coding sequence ATGGGAATATTACGTTTTGGAAAACAGCTGTTTCATCGCCTGGATCGGAATGAAGCATTGGGAATGTCAGCAGAGTTAGCGTACTTTTTCTTATTATCTCTTTTTCCGTTTTTAATTTTTTTGCTTACGTTGATTGCCTATGTGCCGATTACACAGGAAGATGTGTTAGGAGTGATTCACCAATATGCTCCTGGAGATACGATGCTTCTAATTGAATCAAATGTATCGCGGATACTGAATGAACAACGTGGGGATCTATTGTCATTTGGTATTATTGCAACGATTTGGTTCGCTTCCAATGGAATTAATGCGATTGTTCGGGCATTTAATCGAGCTTTTGATGTAAATGAGAACAGACATTTTTTTATTGTAAGGGGCACGGCAATCTTGTTGACCCTTGCGATGGTTTTTGTCATTATTGTGGCGCTATTATTGCCTGTTTTCGGTAGGGAAATCGGGTTGTTCATTTTTTCTTCCTACGGTCTTTCTGAAGAATTCCTCACCATTTGGAATACCATCAGGTGGGGAGTGAGCTTTGTCATTTTGTTTTTTGTTTTTACCTGTTTGTATTTAGCTGCACCAAACATCAGGTTGCATTTGAAAGATGTTCTTGCAGGTTCTTTTTTTGCAACGATTGGCTGGATGTCCGTGTCGGTGTTGTTTTCCTATTATGTGAGCAACTTTGGGAACTATACAGCGATGTATGGGAGTCTTGGAGGGATCATTGTTTTGTTGGTGTGGTTTTACCTTTCCGGCCTAATGATAATCATTGGTGGAGAAATCAATGCAATCTTGCTGCAATGGAAGAAAAGCTTTGTACGATAA
- a CDS encoding heavy metal translocating P-type ATPase, with translation MKEMTENPQKDSLFNRFTTHIELIFAIISGILIFTGWLLLKFDVQTAAVPIFILAFLIGGYYKAKEGIQDTIEEKELNVEMLMIIAAIGAAIIGYWMEGAILIFIFALSGALETYTMNRSQKEISALMDIQPEEALRITADKEERVHISELAIGDHVLVKPGERIPTDGNIVRGESAIDEAAITGESIPLEKKQGDGVYAGTMNVNGSIVVEVTKLSTETLFQKIINLVQNAQSEKSPSQQFLERFEGPYVKIVLGVVAVMMVLPHFLLGWSWNETFYRAMILLVVASPCALVASIMPATLSAISNGARKGILFKGGVHLENLSHLQAIAFDKTGTLTKGKPEVTDVIVREDITQEEFIYIVGSIESYSNHPLAQAITAYAKKNSPKPLQRPDQLDDKAGWGVKGNLHEKEYLVGKADFVGTDAAKLFGNGVAETFTNEGKTVVYVSDDAGIVGILSLKDVIRKETVEAIKQLQALHVQTIMITGDSERTAAAIAKQAAIGKYVAECLPETKVETVKNLKEEYNIVGMVGDGINDAPALATANVGIAMGEGTDVALETADVVLMKNDLVKIAEAIKLSKRMNKIIKQNVIFSITVIMLLISSNFLQFIDLPFGVIGHEGSTILVILNGLRLLR, from the coding sequence ATGAAAGAAATGACAGAAAATCCACAGAAAGATTCACTTTTTAATAGGTTCACCACTCATATTGAACTTATTTTTGCTATTATCTCAGGAATTCTTATTTTTACAGGATGGCTCCTTTTAAAGTTTGATGTTCAGACAGCTGCGGTTCCTATCTTTATTCTCGCTTTTTTGATCGGCGGATATTATAAAGCGAAAGAAGGCATTCAGGATACTATAGAAGAAAAAGAGCTGAATGTGGAAATGCTGATGATCATTGCGGCCATTGGTGCGGCCATCATTGGGTACTGGATGGAAGGTGCAATTCTTATTTTTATTTTTGCATTAAGTGGCGCTTTGGAAACTTACACGATGAACCGAAGTCAAAAAGAAATTTCAGCCCTCATGGATATTCAGCCTGAGGAAGCTTTAAGAATTACCGCTGACAAGGAAGAAAGGGTACATATTTCCGAACTTGCCATCGGTGATCACGTACTTGTAAAGCCTGGTGAGCGTATACCCACCGATGGGAACATTGTCCGAGGGGAATCCGCAATAGATGAAGCTGCCATCACTGGTGAATCCATCCCTCTTGAGAAAAAACAAGGCGATGGTGTCTATGCGGGGACCATGAACGTTAATGGCTCCATAGTGGTTGAGGTCACAAAACTATCTACAGAAACCTTGTTCCAAAAAATTATTAATCTTGTCCAAAATGCACAAAGTGAAAAGTCCCCTTCTCAACAATTTTTAGAACGTTTTGAAGGGCCCTATGTAAAAATAGTCCTTGGCGTTGTCGCAGTCATGATGGTCCTTCCTCATTTCCTGTTGGGATGGAGTTGGAACGAAACATTTTACAGAGCGATGATTTTACTTGTAGTTGCTTCTCCTTGTGCACTTGTTGCTTCCATTATGCCCGCAACATTATCGGCCATCTCCAACGGGGCACGCAAAGGAATCTTGTTTAAAGGAGGCGTGCACCTTGAAAACTTAAGCCACCTGCAAGCCATCGCATTTGATAAAACAGGCACGCTAACTAAAGGAAAGCCAGAAGTGACAGATGTGATCGTACGTGAAGATATCACACAAGAAGAATTTATCTATATCGTTGGCTCTATTGAAAGTTATTCTAACCACCCCTTGGCACAAGCTATCACTGCTTACGCCAAAAAGAACAGCCCTAAACCGCTACAGCGTCCTGATCAATTGGACGACAAGGCCGGCTGGGGAGTAAAGGGTAATCTTCACGAAAAAGAATATCTTGTTGGAAAGGCCGATTTTGTTGGTACAGATGCTGCCAAATTATTTGGAAATGGAGTTGCAGAAACCTTTACCAATGAAGGCAAAACGGTGGTTTACGTAAGTGATGACGCTGGAATTGTCGGCATCCTTTCTTTAAAAGATGTTATCCGCAAAGAAACCGTGGAAGCCATTAAGCAACTGCAAGCTCTTCACGTTCAAACCATTATGATTACGGGTGATAGCGAACGCACAGCCGCGGCAATTGCAAAACAGGCCGCTATTGGAAAGTATGTTGCAGAATGCTTGCCGGAGACAAAAGTAGAAACGGTGAAAAATTTAAAAGAGGAATATAACATTGTCGGTATGGTTGGTGACGGGATCAATGATGCTCCCGCACTTGCAACAGCAAACGTAGGCATAGCCATGGGAGAAGGAACAGATGTAGCATTAGAAACCGCTGATGTGGTTCTGATGAAAAATGACCTAGTTAAAATTGCCGAGGCCATTAAACTTTCAAAACGGATGAATAAAATCATCAAACAAAATGTCATTTTTTCCATTACCGTTATCATGCTTCTGATCAGCTCCAATTTCCTTCAGTTCATTGATCTCCCATTCGGAGTCATCGGCCATGAAGGAAGCACCATACTCGTAATCTTAAATGGGTTAAGGTTATTGAGATAA